In a genomic window of Lepisosteus oculatus isolate fLepOcu1 chromosome 5, fLepOcu1.hap2, whole genome shotgun sequence:
- the LOC102689046 gene encoding protein FAM72A, whose protein sequence is MSTSTFKNRCVTLVCCKFCDSLLCTRGMKAVLLSDTKVELFSTDIPPHSTVDFVASCYCTESCKCRLKDIACLKCGNVVGYHVVAPCKPCLLSCNNGHFWMFHSDSVSAVNRLDPSGLNLLLWGDLPETESSEDEGTGDLSEEEYIR, encoded by the exons ATGTCTACCTCAACCTTTAAAAACAGATGCGTAACTCTGGTTTGCTGCAAGTTCTGCGATAGCTTGTTGTGCACACGGGGGATGAAGGCTGTGCTTTTGTCCGACACGAAAGTAGAGCTGTTCTCCACTGACATCCCTCCCCACAG TACTGTCGACTTTGTCGCAAGCTGCTATTGTACGGAGAGCTGCAAATGCAGACTAAAGGATATTGCATGTTTAAAGTG CGGCAACGTTGTGGGCTATCACGTGGTGGCCCCGTGCAAGCCCTGCCTGCTGTCCTGCAATAATGGGCATTTCTGGATGTTTCACAGCGACTCCGTCTCTGCAGTGAACAGGCTGGACCCCTCCG GCTTGAACCTCCTGCTCTGGGGCGACTTACCGGAGACGGAGAGCAGCGAGGATGAGGGGACGGGCGACCTGTCCGAAGAGGAGTACATCCGATAA